A single region of the Aeromicrobium chenweiae genome encodes:
- a CDS encoding SCO7613 C-terminal domain-containing membrane protein, producing MRFADPLACPDCRGVLAGEPVCPHCGLDLTSLEARQLWQLLLQADDLLSRAGRRRVTVPPTQQRPAQPQRPQPQPTPQPQPQPQPTQAPPFQPTAPQPQPAYAQAYPSYPAPAAPRPRTAERSWSVGTIMLVLGAFGLVVAGLIFVTHSWESLGLAARTLMLLAVSVLIGALGVWVTRRPLRASAEAVWTVFLALLTLDFFAARHEDLLGLRVLDLAAAWLVWGVVALVLAVTIALWARPHVSTVLIAPVLTAALGITGAAVGAGALADDVDFAWRAVIALVVAGVLALATRPAGLAPLTLAARIVVACFFVGAYGVALFEAFAHPDLDDLVAGGHGVPLALIAVSAVVIAAVVPLARIPGVALAVLAAVALVVAPLEASASMDATWTAVAVIAAVLAAGGINGANDWMRGVRAGAVVVGGAVALMHAFVLNEAGDTMVRILNDPWALPWDTRLDAVTVDNHEPWTVPVVLVGLLVVAWAVPRWPEVSDLRPHAALLLAAVGGLGAIEAVVALRLPVWAVAAVLLVLAALALTLLLEGTVTTIGPVALVLVLAAAVLAAASHGVSSVTWLVGAGLVAGLTTVRGIELLRQTYAVAAAVLAVAGVASLVAELDLDASVAALVLLAVGLALVAAGGLLLPQHPLRVPLEVVGAAGVVAGMVVPGSMGELSVRWAVLGAVLVALGLAVASRRWYVWPGAVALLVAYVLLIVDSGFSFVEAYTLPLGAAALAVGLDRTIRKPDVSTWLSLGPGLAVAMLPSVPQALAEPTELRALLLGIGAVVALAVGVRLGWQAPFVAGTTILALLVLFNIGPYANAAPRVALIAAVSAVLLGVGITWEDRVRDGRKIVGYVRSMR from the coding sequence ATGCGCTTCGCCGATCCGCTCGCCTGCCCGGACTGTCGTGGCGTCCTCGCCGGTGAGCCGGTGTGCCCGCACTGCGGGCTGGACCTGACCTCGTTGGAGGCGCGCCAGCTGTGGCAGCTGCTGCTGCAGGCCGACGACCTGCTGTCCCGCGCCGGGCGGCGGCGGGTCACCGTCCCCCCGACACAGCAGCGACCGGCCCAGCCGCAGCGGCCCCAGCCGCAACCGACCCCGCAGCCGCAGCCCCAGCCGCAGCCGACCCAGGCACCGCCGTTCCAGCCCACCGCCCCGCAACCGCAGCCGGCGTACGCGCAGGCCTACCCGTCGTACCCCGCGCCGGCGGCGCCGCGTCCCAGGACGGCGGAGCGGTCCTGGTCGGTCGGGACGATCATGCTGGTGCTGGGCGCGTTCGGCCTGGTCGTCGCCGGGCTGATCTTCGTCACGCACTCGTGGGAGAGCCTCGGTCTCGCCGCCAGGACGCTCATGCTGCTCGCTGTCAGCGTGCTGATCGGCGCCCTCGGCGTCTGGGTCACCCGCCGTCCGCTGCGCGCGTCCGCCGAGGCGGTCTGGACCGTCTTCCTGGCCCTGCTCACGCTCGACTTCTTCGCCGCCCGGCACGAGGACCTGCTCGGCCTCCGGGTGCTCGACCTCGCTGCGGCCTGGCTGGTGTGGGGCGTCGTCGCCCTCGTCCTCGCTGTGACGATCGCGCTGTGGGCGCGTCCCCACGTCTCGACGGTCCTGATCGCCCCGGTGCTCACGGCTGCCCTCGGCATCACCGGTGCGGCCGTCGGCGCCGGCGCCCTGGCGGACGACGTGGACTTCGCGTGGCGTGCGGTCATCGCCCTCGTCGTCGCCGGCGTCCTCGCGTTGGCGACCCGGCCGGCCGGCCTGGCGCCGCTGACCCTGGCGGCGCGCATCGTCGTGGCGTGCTTCTTCGTCGGTGCGTACGGGGTGGCCCTCTTCGAGGCGTTCGCGCACCCCGACCTCGATGACCTCGTCGCGGGCGGGCACGGCGTCCCGCTGGCTCTCATCGCCGTGAGCGCGGTCGTGATCGCCGCGGTCGTCCCGCTCGCGCGCATCCCCGGCGTCGCTCTCGCGGTCCTGGCGGCAGTCGCCCTGGTCGTGGCGCCGCTCGAGGCAAGCGCGTCGATGGACGCCACATGGACCGCCGTCGCCGTCATCGCCGCCGTGCTGGCCGCCGGCGGGATCAACGGGGCCAACGACTGGATGCGCGGCGTCCGTGCCGGCGCGGTGGTCGTCGGCGGTGCCGTCGCCCTGATGCACGCGTTCGTGCTGAACGAGGCCGGCGACACGATGGTCCGGATCCTGAACGACCCCTGGGCGCTGCCCTGGGACACGCGGCTCGACGCGGTGACGGTCGACAACCATGAGCCGTGGACCGTGCCCGTGGTCCTCGTCGGGCTGCTCGTCGTCGCGTGGGCGGTGCCGCGTTGGCCGGAGGTGTCGGACCTTCGTCCCCACGCCGCTCTGCTCCTCGCGGCCGTCGGCGGGCTCGGTGCGATCGAGGCCGTCGTCGCCCTGCGCCTGCCGGTCTGGGCGGTCGCCGCCGTGCTGCTGGTCCTGGCCGCGCTCGCACTGACCCTGCTGCTGGAGGGGACCGTGACCACCATCGGGCCGGTGGCGCTCGTCCTGGTGCTGGCCGCCGCAGTCCTGGCAGCGGCATCGCACGGGGTCTCGTCCGTGACGTGGCTGGTGGGCGCCGGCCTGGTCGCCGGGCTCACCACCGTGCGGGGCATCGAGCTGCTGCGCCAGACGTACGCCGTGGCAGCGGCGGTCCTCGCGGTCGCCGGCGTCGCCTCCCTCGTCGCGGAGCTGGACCTCGATGCGTCTGTCGCGGCACTGGTGCTGCTCGCGGTCGGTCTCGCGCTCGTCGCCGCCGGCGGCCTGCTCCTCCCGCAGCACCCGTTGCGCGTGCCCCTCGAGGTCGTCGGGGCGGCGGGGGTCGTGGCGGGGATGGTCGTGCCCGGGTCCATGGGGGAGCTGTCGGTGCGGTGGGCGGTGCTGGGTGCGGTCCTCGTGGCCCTGGGCCTGGCCGTGGCAAGCCGTCGTTGGTACGTCTGGCCGGGAGCCGTCGCGCTGCTCGTGGCGTACGTGCTGCTCATCGTGGACAGCGGCTTCTCGTTCGTCGAGGCCTACACGCTGCCGCTGGGCGCGGCCGCCCTCGCGGTCGGGCTCGACCGGACGATCCGCAAGCCCGACGTGAGCACCTGGTTGTCCCTGGGGCCCGGCCTGGCCGTCGCGATGCTGCCCAGCGTCCCGCAGGCCCTGGCCGAGCCCACCGAGCTGCGGGCGCTGCTCCTGGGCATCGGTGCGGTGGTGGCGCTGGCGGTGGGGGTGCGGCTCGGCTGGCAGGCGCCGTTCGTCGCCGGCACGACGATCCTGGCCCTGCTGGTGCTGTTCAACATCGGCCCGTACGCGAACGCCGCGCCGCGGGTCGCGCTCATCGCGGCGGTCAGCGCGGTGCTGCTGGGTGTGGGCATCACGTGGGAGGACAGGGTCCGCGACGGTCGCAAGATCGTGGGCTACGTCCGCTCGATGCGCTGA
- a CDS encoding aconitate hydratase has product MAVDSFNSKDSLTVGDASYDYYRLGAVEGDGLDVASLPFSLKVLLESLLRTEDGADITKADIEALAGWDANAEPSKEIQFTPARVIMQDFTGVPCVVDLATMREAMADLGGDATKINPLAPAEMVIDHSVIADVFGTPEAFERNVEIEYERNRERYQFLRWGQGAFADFKVVPPGTGIVHQVNIEKLARVVFDKNGTVYPDSCVGTDSHTTMVNGLGVVGWGVGGIEAEAAMLGQPISMLIPRVVGFKLSGELPEGATATDLVLVITEMLRQHGVVGKFVEFYGSGVGAVPLANRATIGNMSPEYGSTIAVFPIDDETTKYMRLTGRDEQQIALVEEYAKAQGLWHDPDHEARYSEYLELDLGDVVPSIAGPKRPQDRVSLSESKGSFRTALADYTEQDLNGYDEAVDESFPASDAPSSTDDGLNGDKPNAPAPSGAGRPSNPQMVTLEDGTSFEIDHGAVTIAAITSCTNTSNPSVMMGAGLLAKKAVEKGLQRKPWVKTTLAPGSKVVTEYYEKSGLNVYLDKLGFNLVGYGCTTCIGNSGPLIPEVSQAVNDGDLAVTAVLSGNRNFEGRINPDIKMNYLASPPLVIAYALAGSMDVDLFNEPLGQDQDGNDVFMKDIWPTPQEVEDVIASSIDSDTFSREYADVFAGDERWQNLSTPDGDVFAWDPESTYVRKAPYFDGMALEPSPVEEVTGARVLLKLGDSVTTDHISPAGAIKKDSPAGTYLSEHGIAPRDFNSYGSRRGNHEVMIRGTFANIRLRNQMAPGTEGGFTRNLIAGGEVTSVFEASEAYQEAGVPLVVLSGKEYGSGSSRDWAAKGTALLGVKVVIAESYERIHRSNLIGMGVLPLQYPEGQSAESLGLTGEETFDFTGITELNEGRTPKTVHVKARAEDGSAVEFDAVVRIDTPGEANYYRNGGIMPYVLRSLLD; this is encoded by the coding sequence ATGGCCGTCGACAGCTTCAACTCAAAGGACTCCCTCACTGTCGGGGATGCCTCCTATGACTACTACCGCCTGGGCGCGGTCGAGGGCGACGGGCTCGATGTCGCGTCGCTCCCGTTCAGCCTCAAGGTCCTGCTCGAGTCGCTGCTCCGCACCGAGGACGGTGCCGACATCACGAAGGCCGACATCGAGGCGCTGGCCGGCTGGGACGCGAACGCCGAGCCCAGCAAGGAGATCCAGTTCACGCCCGCCCGCGTGATCATGCAGGACTTCACCGGCGTGCCCTGTGTCGTCGACCTCGCCACGATGCGCGAGGCCATGGCCGACCTGGGCGGCGACGCGACCAAGATCAACCCGCTCGCGCCCGCCGAGATGGTCATCGACCACTCGGTCATCGCCGACGTCTTCGGCACGCCCGAGGCGTTCGAGCGCAACGTCGAGATCGAGTACGAGCGCAACCGTGAGCGCTACCAGTTCCTGCGCTGGGGCCAGGGTGCGTTCGCCGACTTCAAGGTCGTCCCCCCGGGAACCGGCATCGTGCACCAGGTCAACATCGAGAAGCTCGCGCGCGTCGTGTTCGACAAGAACGGCACGGTCTACCCGGACTCCTGCGTCGGCACCGACTCGCACACGACGATGGTCAACGGCCTGGGTGTCGTGGGCTGGGGCGTCGGCGGCATCGAGGCCGAGGCGGCCATGCTCGGCCAGCCGATCAGCATGCTGATCCCGCGCGTCGTCGGCTTCAAGCTGTCCGGCGAGCTGCCCGAGGGGGCCACCGCGACCGACCTCGTGCTGGTCATCACCGAGATGCTGCGCCAGCACGGCGTCGTCGGCAAGTTCGTCGAGTTCTACGGCTCCGGCGTCGGCGCAGTCCCGCTGGCCAACCGCGCCACGATCGGCAACATGAGCCCCGAGTACGGCTCGACCATCGCGGTCTTCCCGATCGACGACGAGACCACGAAGTACATGCGCCTGACCGGCCGCGACGAGCAGCAGATCGCGCTCGTCGAGGAGTACGCGAAGGCCCAGGGCCTGTGGCACGACCCGGACCACGAGGCTCGTTACTCCGAGTACCTCGAGCTCGACCTGGGCGACGTCGTCCCGTCGATCGCCGGCCCGAAGCGTCCCCAGGACCGTGTCTCGCTCTCCGAGAGCAAGGGCTCGTTCCGCACGGCCCTCGCCGACTACACCGAGCAGGACCTCAACGGCTACGACGAGGCCGTCGACGAGTCCTTCCCGGCCTCGGACGCGCCCAGCAGCACCGATGACGGTCTGAACGGCGACAAGCCGAACGCTCCCGCGCCGTCGGGCGCCGGACGTCCGAGCAACCCGCAGATGGTGACGCTCGAGGACGGCACGTCCTTCGAGATCGACCACGGCGCCGTCACGATCGCCGCGATCACGTCGTGCACCAACACGTCGAACCCGTCGGTCATGATGGGCGCGGGCCTGCTGGCCAAGAAGGCCGTCGAGAAGGGCCTGCAGCGCAAGCCGTGGGTCAAGACGACGCTGGCACCGGGCTCGAAGGTCGTCACCGAGTACTACGAGAAGTCCGGCCTGAACGTCTACCTGGACAAGCTCGGCTTCAACCTCGTCGGCTACGGCTGCACCACCTGCATCGGCAACTCCGGTCCGCTGATCCCCGAGGTCAGCCAGGCCGTCAACGACGGCGACCTCGCGGTCACCGCCGTCCTGTCGGGCAACCGGAACTTCGAGGGTCGCATCAACCCCGACATCAAGATGAACTACCTGGCGTCCCCGCCGCTCGTCATCGCGTACGCGCTGGCCGGCTCGATGGACGTCGACCTGTTCAACGAGCCGCTGGGCCAGGACCAGGACGGCAACGACGTCTTCATGAAGGACATCTGGCCGACGCCGCAGGAGGTCGAGGACGTCATCGCGTCGTCGATCGACTCCGACACGTTCAGCCGTGAGTACGCCGACGTCTTCGCCGGCGACGAGCGCTGGCAGAACCTGTCCACGCCCGACGGAGACGTGTTCGCGTGGGACCCCGAGTCCACGTACGTCCGCAAGGCCCCCTACTTCGACGGCATGGCTCTCGAGCCGTCGCCGGTCGAGGAGGTCACGGGTGCTCGCGTGCTGCTCAAGCTGGGTGACTCGGTCACGACCGACCACATCAGCCCCGCGGGCGCGATCAAGAAGGACAGCCCGGCCGGCACGTACCTGTCCGAGCACGGCATCGCGCCGCGCGACTTCAACTCGTACGGCTCGCGCCGCGGCAACCACGAGGTGATGATCCGCGGCACCTTCGCCAACATCCGTCTGCGCAACCAGATGGCGCCCGGCACCGAGGGCGGCTTCACCCGCAACCTCATTGCCGGTGGCGAGGTCACGTCGGTGTTCGAGGCGTCCGAGGCCTACCAGGAGGCCGGCGTCCCGCTGGTCGTCCTGTCGGGCAAGGAGTACGGCTCGGGCTCGTCGCGTGACTGGGCGGCCAAGGGCACTGCGCTCCTGGGCGTCAAGGTCGTCATCGCCGAGTCGTACGAGCGCATCCACCGCTCGAACCTCATCGGCATGGGCGTCCTGCCTCTGCAGTACCCCGAGGGACAGAGCGCCGAGTCGCTCGGCCTGACGGGCGAGGAGACGTTCGACTTCACGGGCATCACCGAGCTCAACGAGGGTCGTACGCCCAAGACGGTCCACGTCAAGGCTCGCGCCGAGGACGGCTCCGCGGTCGAGTTCGACGCCGTCGTGCGCATCGACACCCCGGGTGAGGCGAACTACTACCGCAACGGCGGCATCATGCCGTACGTGCTGCGCAGCCTGCTCGACTGA
- a CDS encoding sugar ABC transporter substrate-binding protein, which translates to MKRTRNLMLATVMGATLALSACGGSDSDGNGGGSGGGSDKVGKVGIILPDTVSSVRWETADRPALEKAFKDAGVTAYIQNARGDADQMAKIAQSLISKKISVLAIVNLDNKSGAAIEKKAAAAGVKTIDYDRLTLGGNADFYVSYDNTKVGELQGAGLQKCLGDKKANIAFLNGSPDDSNATLFSKGAHNVLDKDSNYTKVAEQAVQKWDPTTATTVFQQMFTKEGGKIDGVLAANDGLAGSAISVLQKNNVAGKVPVTGQDATVEGLQRILAGTQCMTVYKSAKAEAGAVAKLAIALAKGEKGSAEQTSRDDEGNRDVPSVLLDPVSVDKSNVKDVIADGGAAKEDVCKGFAKECADAGIS; encoded by the coding sequence GTGAAGCGGACACGCAATCTCATGTTGGCGACGGTCATGGGTGCGACTCTCGCGCTCAGTGCGTGCGGCGGCAGTGACAGCGACGGAAACGGTGGCGGAAGCGGAGGCGGAAGCGACAAGGTCGGCAAGGTCGGCATCATCCTGCCTGACACGGTCTCGTCCGTCCGGTGGGAGACCGCCGACCGTCCGGCGCTCGAAAAGGCGTTCAAGGATGCCGGCGTCACGGCCTACATCCAGAACGCCCGCGGCGACGCCGACCAGATGGCCAAGATCGCCCAGAGCCTGATCAGCAAGAAGATCTCCGTGCTCGCGATCGTCAACCTGGACAACAAGTCCGGTGCCGCGATCGAGAAGAAGGCCGCTGCGGCCGGCGTCAAGACGATCGACTACGACCGTCTGACCCTGGGCGGCAATGCCGACTTCTACGTCTCGTACGACAACACGAAGGTCGGCGAGCTGCAGGGCGCCGGTCTCCAGAAGTGCCTCGGCGACAAGAAGGCCAACATCGCCTTCCTGAACGGCTCGCCCGACGACAGCAACGCGACCCTGTTCTCCAAGGGCGCCCACAACGTCCTGGACAAGGACAGCAACTACACGAAGGTCGCCGAGCAGGCGGTCCAGAAGTGGGATCCGACGACGGCCACCACGGTGTTCCAGCAGATGTTCACCAAGGAGGGCGGCAAGATCGACGGCGTCCTCGCCGCGAACGACGGGCTGGCCGGTTCGGCCATCTCCGTGCTGCAGAAGAACAACGTCGCAGGCAAGGTGCCGGTGACGGGACAGGACGCGACGGTCGAGGGCCTGCAGCGCATCCTGGCCGGCACGCAGTGCATGACGGTCTACAAGTCGGCCAAGGCCGAGGCGGGTGCCGTGGCCAAGCTGGCCATCGCCCTGGCCAAGGGTGAGAAGGGCTCGGCCGAGCAGACCAGCCGTGACGACGAGGGCAACCGCGACGTCCCGTCCGTGCTGCTCGACCCGGTCTCGGTCGACAAGAGCAACGTCAAGGACGTGATCGCCGACGGCGGCGCGGCCAAGGAAGACGTCTGCAAGGGCTTCGCGAAGGAGTGCGCTGACGCAGGAATCTCCTGA
- a CDS encoding ATP-binding cassette domain-containing protein → MTDTNVPLLEMRAVNKSFGAVHVLHDVDLRVFPGEVTALVGDNGAGKSTLVKTIAGIYPADSGEVLFDGRPVNIHSPKDASDLGIEVVYQDLALCDNLDIVENMFLGREERTRARVLDEASMESKARQALASLSVRTVKSVRQSVASLSGGQRQTVAIAKAVLWNSKVVLLDEPTAALGVAQTRQVLDLVRRLADQGLGVILISHNMVDVMEVSDRITALYLGRVAAEVKTADVTSTQVVELITSGRSGDIGIPPATAAQSA, encoded by the coding sequence ATGACGGACACGAATGTCCCGTTGCTCGAGATGCGGGCAGTCAACAAGAGCTTCGGAGCCGTCCACGTGCTCCATGACGTCGACCTGCGCGTCTTCCCCGGCGAGGTCACTGCCCTCGTCGGCGACAACGGTGCCGGCAAGTCGACACTGGTCAAGACCATCGCCGGGATCTACCCGGCCGACAGCGGTGAGGTCCTCTTCGACGGCCGCCCCGTGAACATCCACAGCCCCAAGGACGCCTCCGACCTGGGCATCGAGGTGGTGTACCAGGATCTCGCGCTCTGCGACAACCTCGACATCGTCGAGAACATGTTCCTCGGCCGCGAGGAGCGCACCCGCGCCCGTGTGCTCGACGAGGCCAGCATGGAGAGCAAGGCCCGTCAGGCCCTGGCCTCCCTGTCCGTCCGCACCGTGAAGTCCGTCCGTCAGAGCGTGGCCAGCCTCTCCGGCGGCCAGCGCCAGACGGTCGCGATCGCCAAGGCCGTCCTCTGGAACTCGAAGGTGGTCCTGCTCGACGAGCCCACCGCCGCGCTGGGCGTCGCCCAGACCCGCCAGGTGCTCGACCTGGTCCGCCGCCTGGCCGACCAGGGACTCGGCGTCATCCTGATCTCCCACAACATGGTCGACGTGATGGAGGTGTCGGACCGGATCACGGCCCTGTACCTCGGTCGGGTCGCAGCGGAGGTCAAGACGGCCGACGTCACGAGCACGCAGGTCGTCGAGCTCATCACGTCCGGCAGGTCCGGTGACATCGGTATCCCGCCCGCAACCGCCGCCCAGTCAGCCTGA
- a CDS encoding sugar ABC transporter permease produces the protein MSTQSPVSQPELSESDFASDSQRFTVSQSVQNYVDRLRGGDMGSLPAILGFVVLFVFFSAYAGDDFIGKQNIANLFIQAAPICILAMGLVPVLLLGDIDLAAGVTGGTGATVMALLSYKHGQGPALSILTGVAAGVLIGFIIGLLVSKVGIPSFVVTLAFFLGLQGVVLRIVGDGGTFGLAENGKSEFIANLTNDSMPIAMGWIVAVGVVAIYAAMELRKYRRAVARDLQRSPFPLVIARIVVLAVVLLGITALLSANRSYTVVAVKGIPWAIPIVGVLLVFWTAVFAKTAYGRHVYAAGGNKEAARRAGINVDMIRVSVFVIAGGMAAVSGIVSASFSGSVTPSSGSGNTLLYAVGAAVIGGTSLFGGRGKIRDAVIGGFVVALIANGLPLITEKSYVNYIVTGLVLLLAASVDAISRRRRSVAGV, from the coding sequence ATGAGCACCCAGTCCCCAGTCTCACAGCCCGAGCTGTCTGAGTCCGACTTCGCGTCGGACTCCCAGCGATTCACCGTCTCGCAGTCCGTCCAGAACTACGTCGATCGACTGCGCGGCGGCGACATGGGCTCGTTGCCCGCGATCTTGGGCTTCGTCGTCCTCTTCGTGTTCTTCAGTGCCTACGCCGGTGACGACTTCATCGGCAAGCAGAACATCGCCAACCTCTTCATCCAGGCCGCCCCGATCTGCATCCTGGCCATGGGCCTCGTCCCGGTGCTGCTGCTCGGCGACATCGACCTGGCGGCGGGCGTGACCGGTGGCACCGGTGCCACCGTCATGGCGTTGCTGTCCTACAAGCACGGCCAGGGTCCGGCCCTGTCGATCCTCACCGGAGTGGCAGCGGGCGTCCTGATCGGTTTCATCATCGGTCTGCTGGTCTCGAAGGTGGGCATCCCGTCCTTCGTCGTGACCCTCGCGTTCTTCCTCGGCCTGCAGGGCGTCGTCCTGCGCATCGTCGGAGACGGCGGCACGTTCGGCCTGGCGGAGAACGGCAAGTCCGAGTTCATCGCCAACCTGACGAACGACTCGATGCCCATCGCGATGGGCTGGATCGTCGCGGTCGGCGTGGTCGCGATCTACGCAGCGATGGAGCTGCGCAAGTACCGTCGTGCGGTCGCACGTGACCTGCAGCGCTCGCCCTTCCCGCTGGTCATCGCGCGGATCGTCGTGCTGGCCGTGGTGCTGCTCGGCATCACCGCCCTGCTGAGCGCGAACCGCAGCTACACCGTCGTCGCGGTCAAGGGCATCCCGTGGGCCATCCCGATCGTGGGTGTTCTGCTGGTGTTCTGGACGGCCGTGTTCGCCAAGACGGCGTACGGACGCCACGTCTACGCAGCCGGTGGCAACAAGGAGGCGGCACGTCGCGCCGGCATCAACGTGGACATGATCCGCGTGTCGGTCTTCGTCATCGCCGGCGGCATGGCTGCCGTCAGCGGCATCGTCTCCGCCTCGTTCTCGGGCAGCGTCACGCCGTCCTCCGGCAGCGGCAACACGCTGCTGTACGCGGTGGGCGCGGCCGTCATCGGCGGCACGAGCCTCTTCGGTGGACGCGGCAAGATCAGGGACGCCGTCATCGGTGGCTTCGTGGTGGCACTGATCGCCAACGGTCTGCCGCTGATCACCGAGAAGTCGTACGTCAACTACATCGTGACCGGGCTGGTCCTGCTCCTCGCCGCCAGCGTGGACGCGATCTCGCGTCGGCGTCGCTCGGTGGCCGGGGTCTGA
- a CDS encoding ROK family transcriptional regulator, whose amino-acid sequence MATAGRSGIGTNQEDVRRHNLGTVLGHVHRAGRLSRAELTARMGLNRSTIAGLVTELESLGLAEQAKPSGARIGAGRPSVDVKARTGAYVLAVDLRVDGLTVARVGLGGVVQARATGPVPAGHDPETIASSVVELMRLVVKDVEPGSALVGVGVGVPGIIRAEDGLVRLAPNLGWRDVPFAKILAERIGTFAVPVLGNDADLGALAEHLRGAGVGVEDLVYLSGEVGVGAGVIVSGHKLEGAGGYAGEIGHMPYVPQGKLCHCGARGCWETEIGASAIALAIGCPAERVGALGEYLEAVHEAPEDLRLVGRHLGRGLAGMVNMLNPRVIVLGGYLRSLFPLVHDDVESELAVHALIAPRELVRVTLPGLSGDSVLHGAAELAFEPLLADPVGRLAEACLDVDAALAV is encoded by the coding sequence ATGGCTACCGCCGGACGCTCGGGGATCGGCACCAACCAGGAAGACGTCAGACGGCACAACCTCGGGACGGTGCTCGGCCACGTGCACCGTGCCGGGCGCCTCTCGCGGGCCGAGCTGACGGCCCGCATGGGACTCAACCGCAGCACGATCGCCGGACTGGTGACCGAGCTGGAGTCCCTGGGGCTGGCCGAGCAGGCCAAGCCCTCCGGGGCACGCATCGGGGCGGGCCGTCCCTCCGTGGACGTGAAGGCCCGCACCGGTGCGTACGTCCTGGCGGTCGACCTGCGGGTCGACGGCCTGACGGTCGCCCGCGTCGGGCTCGGGGGAGTCGTGCAGGCCCGGGCCACCGGTCCGGTGCCTGCCGGCCACGATCCGGAGACGATCGCGTCCTCGGTCGTCGAGCTCATGCGCCTGGTCGTCAAGGACGTCGAGCCGGGCAGCGCGCTCGTCGGCGTCGGCGTCGGCGTGCCGGGCATCATCCGTGCCGAGGACGGGCTGGTCCGCCTCGCGCCCAACCTGGGCTGGCGGGACGTCCCCTTCGCGAAGATCCTCGCGGAGCGGATCGGCACGTTCGCGGTGCCGGTCCTGGGCAACGACGCCGACCTGGGTGCCCTCGCAGAGCACCTCAGGGGAGCCGGCGTCGGCGTCGAGGACCTGGTCTACCTGTCCGGTGAGGTCGGGGTGGGTGCCGGCGTCATCGTCAGCGGGCACAAGCTCGAGGGCGCGGGCGGGTACGCCGGCGAGATCGGGCACATGCCGTACGTCCCGCAGGGCAAGCTCTGCCACTGCGGCGCGCGCGGCTGCTGGGAGACCGAGATCGGCGCGAGCGCCATCGCGCTGGCGATCGGCTGCCCGGCCGAGCGGGTCGGCGCGCTGGGGGAGTACCTCGAGGCCGTGCACGAGGCGCCGGAGGACCTGCGGCTCGTCGGACGGCACCTGGGCCGAGGGCTCGCGGGCATGGTCAACATGCTGAACCCGCGGGTCATCGTGCTCGGCGGATACCTTCGCTCCCTGTTCCCGCTCGTCCACGACGACGTGGAGAGCGAGCTCGCGGTCCACGCCCTCATCGCTCCGCGAGAGCTGGTGCGAGTCACCCTGCCCGGACTGAGCGGTGACTCCGTGCTCCACGGTGCGGCTGAGCTCGCGTTCGAGCCGCTGCTGGCCGACCCTGTCGGTCGCCTCGCCGAGGCCTGCCTCGACGTCGACGCGGCTCTGGCGGTCTGA